The Tardiphaga alba genome includes a window with the following:
- a CDS encoding Lrp/AsnC ligand binding domain-containing protein, whose protein sequence is MVPFFVQFKCKLGQSYAVANALAEAEIASEIYSTAGHYDLLVKFYVDNATDIGHFVNEKVQTIPGIQDTHTIITFKAF, encoded by the coding sequence ATGGTCCCCTTCTTTGTCCAGTTCAAGTGCAAGCTTGGCCAGTCCTACGCCGTCGCCAATGCGCTGGCCGAAGCCGAAATCGCCTCGGAGATCTACTCCACCGCCGGTCATTACGATCTGCTGGTGAAATTCTACGTCGATAACGCCACTGACATCGGACACTTCGTGAACGAGAAGGTGCAGACGATCCCAGGCATCCAGGACACCCACACGATCATCACCTTCAAGGCGTTTTAA